A DNA window from Patagioenas fasciata isolate bPatFas1 chromosome 1, bPatFas1.hap1, whole genome shotgun sequence contains the following coding sequences:
- the GGACT gene encoding gamma-glutamylaminecyclotransferase isoform X2 produces the protein MARVFVYGTLKKGQPNYKHMINTAKGLAKFQGRGRTAEKYPLVIAGKYNIPYMLNIPGTGHHIAGEIYTVDDQMLQFLDEFEGCPDMYQRTLMRIEVVEWEGKGGAGEGVMECFVYSTTTYPPEWVSLPYHDSYDSSGKHGLSYVLRESRD, from the coding sequence ATGGCTCGTGTCTTCGTCTACGGCACGCTGAAGAAGGGCCAACCCAACTACAAGCACATGATCAACACGGCCAAGGGGCTAGCAAAATTCCAAGGAAGGGGCCGCACGGCAGAGAAGTACCCACTGGTGATAGCAGGAAAATACAACATTCCTTACATGCTGAACATCCCAGGGACAGGACACCACATTGCTGGGGAGATTTACACGGTTGACGACCAGATGCTGCAGTTCCTGGATGAGTTTGAAGGCTGCCCAGACATGTACCAGCGTACCCTGATGAGAATTGAGGTGGTGGAGTGGGAAGGGAAGGGTGGCGCGGGTGAGGGTGTCATGGAGTGCTTTGTGTACAGCACAACGACGTACCCACCCGAATGGGTCAGCCTCCCCTACCATGACAGTTACGACTCCTCCGGGAAACATGGCCTCTCCTACGTCCTACGTGAAAGCCGGGATTAG
- the GGACT gene encoding gamma-glutamylaminecyclotransferase isoform X1, with protein sequence MAQVAFAGTMARVFVYGTLKKGQPNYKHMINTAKGLAKFQGRGRTAEKYPLVIAGKYNIPYMLNIPGTGHHIAGEIYTVDDQMLQFLDEFEGCPDMYQRTLMRIEVVEWEGKGGAGEGVMECFVYSTTTYPPEWVSLPYHDSYDSSGKHGLSYVLRESRD encoded by the coding sequence TTGCTTTTGCAGGTACAATGGCTCGTGTCTTCGTCTACGGCACGCTGAAGAAGGGCCAACCCAACTACAAGCACATGATCAACACGGCCAAGGGGCTAGCAAAATTCCAAGGAAGGGGCCGCACGGCAGAGAAGTACCCACTGGTGATAGCAGGAAAATACAACATTCCTTACATGCTGAACATCCCAGGGACAGGACACCACATTGCTGGGGAGATTTACACGGTTGACGACCAGATGCTGCAGTTCCTGGATGAGTTTGAAGGCTGCCCAGACATGTACCAGCGTACCCTGATGAGAATTGAGGTGGTGGAGTGGGAAGGGAAGGGTGGCGCGGGTGAGGGTGTCATGGAGTGCTTTGTGTACAGCACAACGACGTACCCACCCGAATGGGTCAGCCTCCCCTACCATGACAGTTACGACTCCTCCGGGAAACATGGCCTCTCCTACGTCCTACGTGAAAGCCGGGATTAG